One genomic segment of Impatiens glandulifera chromosome 6, dImpGla2.1, whole genome shotgun sequence includes these proteins:
- the LOC124941879 gene encoding 60S ribosomal protein L9-like has product MKTILSSETMDIPDGVTIKVKAKIIEVEGPRGKLTRNFKHLNLDFELITDESGKKKLKIDSWFGSRKTTAAIRTALSHVGNLITGVTNGYRYKMRFVYAHFPINASITNGNKAIEIRNFLGEKKVRKVDMLQGVSVVRSEKVKDELVLDGNDIELVSRSAALINQKCHVKKKDIRKFLDGIYVSEKGKVAEEE; this is encoded by the exons atgaaGACCATTCTTTCGTCGGAAACCATGGACATCCCCGACGGCGTAACAATCAAAGTAAAAGCCAAGATCATCGAAGTAGAAGGACCAAGAGGCAAGCTAACAAGAAACTTCAAGCATCTTAACCTCGATTTCGAACTTATCACCGATGAATCCGGAAAAAAGAAGTTGAAGATCGATTCCTGGTTCGGATCTCGCAAAACAACCGCCGCCATTCGCACTGCCTTAAGTCACGTCGGAAATCTGATAACCGGTGTTACAAATGGATACAGGTATAAGATGCGATTCGTATATGCTCATTTTCCTATTAACGCTAGCATCACAAATGGAAACAAGGCAATCGAGATCCGTAACTTCCTTGGTGAAAAGAAG GTTAGGAAAGTTGATATGCTTCAAGGAGTATCTGTAGTTAGATCAGAGAAGGTTAAGGATGAATTAGTATTGGATGGAAATGATATTGAACTTGTTTCAAGATCAGCTGCTTTGATCAATCAA AAATGTCATGTGAAGAAGAAAGATATCAGGAAGTTTCTTGATGGTATCTATGTTAGTGAAAAGGGAAAGGTAGCTGAAGAAGAATGA
- the LOC124941087 gene encoding heavy metal-associated isoprenylated plant protein 36-like: MADNDLQIVDNKNIHHVEAQYVEMMVPLYSYGCERKVKKALMSHLKGIYSINIDYYQQKVTVWGICNKYGVLEMVKKKRKVARFWNPEDHKIVLDDGNPKLDMRRPESQERRRWQHRQCQLALAKVQSLSLSWKAWNWKKVFDRSSSF, encoded by the exons ATGGCGGATAATGATCTTCAAATAGTTGATAACAAGAATATTCATCATGTAGAGGCACAATACGTGGAGATGATGGTCCCCTTGTATTCATATGGATGTGAAAGGAAAGTGAAGAAGGCATTGATGTCCCATCTCAAAG GTATTTATTCGATCAATATAGATTATTATCAACAAAAAGTTACTGTTTGGGGAATTTGTAATAAGTATGGTGTGttggaaatggtgaagaaaaagAGGAAAGTGGCTCGGTTTTGGAATCCAGAAGATCATAAAATCGTATTGGATGATGGTAATCCTAAATTAGATATGCGGCGGCCGGAATCACAAGAACGGCGGCGGTGGCAGCACCGGCAGTGCCAGCTGGCATTGGCAAAGGTTCAATCTTTATCTCTTAGTTGGAAAGCATGGAATTGGAAGAAGGTATTTGATAGGTCTAGCTCTTTCTAG